A region of the Esox lucius isolate fEsoLuc1 chromosome 10, fEsoLuc1.pri, whole genome shotgun sequence genome:
TCTACTATAACCAGCAACAGTACTGTAGGTCCTTCCAGCTCCATAAACAGaatcaggaaaaaaaaagtatttaaattaaattgttttcagaccAATTGTCATAGATATGCTATATGTACTGTCTATACTgcacatttaaataattcaacacaGCCGCCAGAGAATATTTCAATGCTGAATGGGAGTAGGAACTGGGTACTGAAATTACTGTGGGATTGGGAGAATAGCTTGGAAGATTTTCATATCTGTTCCATCAGCCACTGTTCTAGTCTCTATTTAACTATAAAgatcctatatatatatatatatgtagagCTGGATCTATAACCCAAACAGTTTCACTTTGGAGGTTGCTGCTGTTTAAATATCTTACCTGCTGCAGCTGCTTCGATCTGCGACATGTGTGACTCCAGTACGGTGGGGTCTCTTGAGCTGTACGGGCCTAGCTCCGGGTAGAAACTTGAGGCTATATCCTCCGGTGGAGTGTGTCTTCCTTTGGCGTGGCTAGCAGCGATCTTAGGGTCCCAGTGCGGTACGAGAACGTGGTCCCAGTGAATATATTTACCATCCATCTGTGGGGTGCCGTACCACAAGTAGTAGAATATGTGTACGTCGTAGAATATACTGTAATCACTGTCGGATTTTGTAAAGACGACTTTGGTGTCGCTGGCTAAATGCGATTGACCGGGGGAAACAACCATGTCGTTTGAGACTGGCCGTCGCCGGtcgcctcctctctcccccacaaACTCTGGCATCCCAGGAGCCAAGTCTGAGAAGCCATCGCTGGGTTTCAGTGTCCTGAGGCCCATCATAGTCCCGAAGATGAAAAGGGTGAATAAGAAAAGTGCAATGAAAGCTTTCTTGCGTAGACGTGTCATTTTGTCACTGTCCGTGGTGCTGAAAGTAGAATCTACAGCGTATATAAATCTGTGTTGGACTGTTCCATCAACAGGTGTAGTCCTCAACTATACACACCGTGAATTTTTTTGGGAAAAGGTTATCAGTCTCCGCGGTTTGTGCGTTGAGTCATAGGAGTTACGTTTGACAGTCTTCGTTACTTGAGTTCAAAGTCTGAAATTAACGCAAAGATCGAATTAATTTCATTTCCTTTGTGCTAAATATTCAGTCTCAATTCACCAAGAACATACCTGTCTGGTTAGCTTGTCATAAACATTGactgtcattattaatttaGGGCATCGTCATATTATGGTTGTTATGCTTCTCGACCGccgaaaatacacacacatatatatatatagtctaATAAAATGAAGAGAAAAGCATTTCGCAGTGTTTTAAAGCGAATCTCTTGGGATCTATTTACTCGCAGTGCTTCCAGAAACTCCCAACTGTGTCCGTACCTTTTGTCTTCTGAAAAGGATCCTCGCTCGCCTGCTACTGCTAACCCTTGTTCATCCGCGTCTCTTCTCCCCCTTCATTATGTATTGAACCTCCTCTTCCGGGAGAATACTGTTAAAATCCATCAAATGTCTGGAACCTTAGAGTTGGTCGGCATGTAATAGCATTCGCTGGATTGACGTGCGgttgtgatttattttatttacgaGATGTAGAATCACTTCCTTGAGTTCGactgtttttacatttattatgttttcacCACTCGCAGCAGAACgagagggtggaggaagaggaggctgaGTACAGTGCTGCGGCTGATGGTTCGATGCGGGGGCGAAAAGAGTGGGTGGGATTAACCCCGCGCACTGCTCTCACAGAAAAATAGAGCGCGCGTGGAACAAATATACTGTTGCTATGGGCTATATGCTCCCGAATGGAGAcgtattatataaaaaaagattgaaCTTGTATGATTTTGCAAATTTTTTGCGATACATCCTCATTCTTAACTTGAATACATAATTGTTTTCCCTCATTCATCTACCACAATATCCTATATAAAGACCAAGCAAAAACATATTATTACAgatttttgcaaatgtataaCCCCCCCACCAACGAAATGACTCATTTTAAGAAGTAGCCTATTCAGACCCCTAACCTTAAGCCCCTTTGACAACGATTTTAGGCTAATCTTCTTGGGTTTGATGCAGTGCCAGCTCTAgtcttttgggggccctaagcaaaatgtcagttgtggccccctctcccctaccAGTTGGAGGCTCCCTATCAGTCAGAGGCCCCCTAgcagtcaggggccctaagcgaccgtTTATGTTGCTTATGTCTGGAGCCGGCCCTAGTATGATGTTACAATCTTGTcacacctgtatttggggagtttctcccattctttgcagatcctctcaactCTGTCAGGTTAAATGGGGTGCATGGGTGAACGACAATATACATGTTTCCTCACAGATTTTTAATTGGGTTCATATCCGGGCTTTCGcttggccactcaaggacattcaaatAATTGACTGTGTGACCTGCCTGAGGTCTTTCACGCTCTGGTTCAGTTTCTTTTGCTCCAATCCCTTGCACTCTGCATTTTGCTCCAATCATCCATCCCTCAATCCTGACAGATACTTTGTTTTTGCTAGATGtagcgcttggcattcaggcgtaatagttagatttttttctcatcagacaaATTATTTTCCTCATACTCTCAGAGACCTTCCGGAACAAGGCTTTTACTCAAGAGTGGTTCCTGTTaaccactctaccataaaggctggattgatggagtgctgcagagatggttgttctTCTGGTAGGCTTTCCCTTCTCAGCAAATAAACTCGAGTGGCCATTGGATCCTTGGTTCACCTCCCTGGTTACTTAGACacattcaatgctttagcaattttatttaaagaaatacCCAAATGTATCCCTCAACAAGTTGGAGACAATGTgcttcaatatatatatatatatttgattgatcgatcaaaggacacaggatgcatctgaggtCAATTTAGATTGTGTCATGGCACAGGGTCTAATTACATATGTGCATGAGATATTTAGGTTTTCTATTTTCAATacattggcacacatttctaaatatatattttacttttgttattatggggtattatgtgtagattgagagcaacatttattttgaatcaGTTATGACACAActaaaagtgaaggggtcttaATATTTTGCAAAGGCGCACTGTATGCTCTGAATCAGAGGAAGATCAACAACAATCCATGCCATAAAATCACCTTTAGCAGAATAAAAACTTTAAATGATAGGTTCAAAGCTCATAAAATATGAACATTAAAAAAGAATCATCCTCCCCTGATTTAGAATATATAATTGACAAAGTCATGGAATTCTGGACGTGGTAGCTAGGGGAAGAGAAAACCACAAATACTTTTTATGCAACTAGTTTTAAACAGTCCTGGCAGGATTAAACCATGGGGGACTGATACTCACGCTGTGGGATTACAGCTGCGACACCGGAAGCATGCATTGGTAACTGGAGTGGATGCCCATGGCTAGGATCTTTTCCCCGGATCACACCCACTGCCAGATTGTGGTGTCTGGGATTTGTTTTTAACAACTAGCCTAACTTCTTTACAATCAATCAGATGAATATTCTGAATAGCCATGTGTTTTACAGAACACCAGGATGTGCGTTATGGAGATTCCTATCTGACAGTGTCTTTGCTCTGTTAGTTTGGCTTTCTTTCTGTTTTACCGGTCATTCAGAAATAATAAGCATGCACAGCATTTAGCAATTATATGTATTGAATTAGATTTACAGGCATTTAGAACattgaatatatatttcatgCATCAAAGGTATGTAggctatgtatgtatgtatgttccATCTATTTAATTCCAACGCATCACTTCTGCCTAACTGTAAAAGAACCGTGAGCACCATCTAGTGGAATGAGAGAGACATTAGGCCTCAGGCTAAGACTGGCCATGGGCAAGCTCAGCCTAATTTCACACAAAAGGTTGTTTAACCAGGCTACGGTTTAACCCTAGGCCAAGGATTCACACTTGTTTTCCTATGCCCTTGTCTAACGGACAAATATgacacaagccctgaaaagtcggTACTGACCCGGGGGCTGTGGTTAGTGCTATAGTGTGAacacaaaaatctaaaatctcTCTTTGCCCAGGTGCATTGTAGACACATCTGTATTTTCAGTACAGTACTCATAATGGTGTAAACAATATTTCCTGGTGAAGATCTGAGCCTTCGGGTATGAATGACAGTGACCGATGCAATGGTGTTCAGTGATGATGATATTTAAGTTGTGGTTGGGGACTTTTGCAACTAATCAAATCATGTTTCAAGGGTCCCGTTTTTGGCTggatatttgatattttgtttatatGAGCATTATAAGTACAATCACTATCAAACCATTAAGCCATTAAGTTCCAAGTCTGAATGTGACTGGTTTTCATGCCACAAACGGACACATACATGACATTGTAGCCCTTCACCATTTTCGGGACCCTTTTTGTCTCGAAAAATTACCGGTCATTAAGACGTGTTATGCACCTGCCAGACAGATAGGGGGAGTCCATGCTTCATTAAAACGAGTTTGAATTGTAAGATAAATTGAAAGATAGACTATTCCACCATAAGGGATGGTTAAGTTCTGACATGGGAACTTATCGTTATCAAATGCCAATATCAATTGACAGAAGATTATTTAAACTGCAAGTATAGATACATTGAATAGTGTTGTAGCTTTGGAATTTACTTGATAATAAGCTGAagtgatttaaatgtttaaagcaTGCGTAAGAATACAAAGTAATGGCTCAATATACGAATGCCTTTTCTGTCAAATAGTTTTCAATCTAGGTTTCAGAAACCATCAGAGGTTTTAGGCATTAGATTTGTCTTTGCGATGGGAACTGTCCAAGGTGCTGAAATGCAGTTTTTACATTTATGGGGCAGACGTGAGCAGTACGTATAACCAGTGAGCACGTGTCGAGGTATTGTATTCCCAAGACCCCGTGTGTGACACGGGTCATTATAAGGCTGGCCCTCTTTATGCTCTGACGGGCAGATCCAGGGCCCTTCGTCTCCATGGTTACCACGCGAAGTCTGCGTTGTAACAGCAGGCCAGAGAGGAGAAATTAATGAAACCAAAAGCTTTAATATGTTAACACGTATCTATCTGGGTTTCCATCCATagttatttctctctctctctctctctatacaaTATTTATCACTTTCCCTCTCAATGCAGgatataatatccctctctctctttctatttcttgatttccctctttcttttttgtttagtCTTTACTCTTCTCTGGCTCCTTGTGTGTAGAAGTACACATGGATCCATTACAACAGTGGTCGGAATAACAAGTtgatataataacaataagttgatataataataatagcagtAGTAAAAATTATTCATATTAACAAAATCTACAACAAGAATAGCAAGgagatgaaaataaaaaagaaatatgtttgtttttacatgacTGATAAGTTCCATGGCTTGAATACCAAAATTGTTTTTACTAAACAGTTTACTAAACATTACTTTTCTGTCCTTTATGGCAGCAGGTCACATATAGTAGTTTTtagttgtttaaaatgttcgtccaaaaatatatttcgttaataataacatttgtaaTGAATCATACTTTTGGTGTGTTTGTTACTGTGTAAGAAGGTTAGAGTAAACGTGGATAGCCTCGACTCCCTGTGAGGACGGTCTGGGTGAGTCTGGAGGACTCATGGTTTGGTGAAGGAGGATCTTATGTCCATCCCAAACTAGACCCTCCTCCACTTCCAGTTCACCACAAGGACGCTTTATCTCACAGGTGTCACACGTGGCCATGTTGGCCTATATGTAAAGAAGAAGGGTCCCGCATGGCTCTGCGCACCAGCTGGCCAACTTGTCCTATTCAAAACAATCGgttgccttttttgtttccactTCAATGTATACGAGAaagaaacaatgttttcttgATGCGCTTGAGTCAGACTGATCAGTCACTTTTGGTGAATATCAAGCAGGCTATGATGGCGCTCATTCCCAAAACACAATAGAGCAATCTTTTATTTAGCAGGCTTTTAATTGATTCGTATCAAATTGTGCCTTCTAGTTTATAGAGGTCATGATGTGTATAAAAATCGGATGGCACCTACACTGTGAATGTCATGACAGCTCCCATTGAAAAGCGTTGATTGCTGAGTTAAAACGCCGATCGGGTGAAGGGGACTGACTCATCGTTTCTAATTATTCAAGTGCTTCAGAGGTGTTCCTTTAACCTTTGTGTTTTGAGGGCATAATTACCCTTAGATCAAGTTGTGTAAAGTCAGAAAACAGACCTACATGtatagtgttgtttttgaagaGTACCGTTATGCTACTTTCTGAAATGTGTCCCAAACCAAAAGATCCAAATTGTGTTGTTCTGTTAGCTTTAAATATATGCCTCTTTTAAGTAGGactattgtgtgtatgtgtgagtgtgtgtgtgtgtgtgtgtgtgtgtgtgtgtgtttgtttgagcaCGCGCGTTTCACACATGATTACGTATTCTGTTACTCAGCTTTTTGCCATTATTGATGTTTCGTCATCTTAGTGCCCACCAGGGGGAATGGTCGCATTCAGGATACAGGATTGCAGTGGTAGTCTTATTTTAAAGTCTTTTTTTCTAAAGTGTAGCTACTTATACCCCATTTATATACTTAAAAtagcattttttattgaattttcaCAAATTGTGCTTGATTCATTTCAAGCAAGTTGTAGGCTATATTTCAACATGGATTTGTTTTCCATTTAGACTTACAGTAAACCAATATTGAGAAAGCACTAGGCCTGTTATAACAATCGATCGGAAATAATGTGGATATCTCATGGCTTGTCCTATATAGCCTATAAGGACAGACCCTCCCCCTCTCACAAGGCAACACAACCCCTCTGTTTACGGTCATATTCATTATCCGTCAGCGATCCTGATGAAAACCAGTCAATTAAACGGTATTTCACAACCTGTGCACCAAGCCATAACAAACAAGTTATGTCAATTATAAAAGCATAATTCACAGAAGTGTTGTGTGAAACGAATACCGCAATAGACACGTTTGTGTCCTTTGTTTACAGTGTGTAGATGCCTGTTATGCGTTAAAATGCGTGGTATTACCAATTTTCAAATGACATTTTAAAGGTGAATGCGTGAAGGCCTATCCTATATATTTTGTAAGATTTGCCAATGTAGGTTCGCTTTTTTACGTCCAttgataaattattatttttctcatataaaactattatttttagtttatatgcactttttaattacttttcttGTGAGTCCGTGTGTGGAAGcagtaaacaaaaatacaatattaaagttttttttttttactggattTTTAGATATCCTTCCTTTTAACTtcaaacatggtggtgtggAATGTGGAAGGGCAAGGTTTAATTTGAATGGTTTCCGTGAAACCACCCGAGTGACTGACTATCCGCATATTCAAATGCTCCAGGCGGTGGGGGTTGTGGCTCGCTCCTGTCCAGGGCAGGGGGCGGGGGGTGCAGGGGGTGGGGGTCCCTCAAGGCCCTGCTTCTCAGCTAGGTGGTCCTCACCGCTGATTGGTCGCATGGCGAATTTGGGCCCCATCACGGTGGAATGTCTTATTTATCAACCAGAATATTGGGATTGAGCGTCACGTGGTGGACTTGACCGAATAGGTGGGGGTTGATTTTTGAGGTAGGAGGGTCGGAGGGCTCGGTTTCTGTATTGTGCAAGGCATCAGGAGAAAAATAGGTCTactctatttaaaaaaaagagggaatataaaaaaaaacgtgtATGGATGTTGTGGATACAACCAGCGTTTATTGCCTGATTCTTCTGGAGTTGTAGGAAACCCCGGACCCCCAACCATGGCAGAAGGTAGGCTACATGCAATGGTTTCAATGGTTCCAAAGGTTCTTTGAAGATCTTCGATGGAGAGGTCTCTTTAGgagaagagacaaaaagagggCGGGTTGGGTTTCCTTGCATTGTCTTTCAGATTTCGAGATTCTTTTGAGAAATGCTTCCCAGAAGTCTGACTGGTTGTCAGGGCGAAAGTATCTCCagccctctttgtctctctccactGCTGCTCCATGCTTCTTCTGCGCCTTTGTAAAACTGTATTCGGGAAAGTGTTCTGTTGAGTGGAGAAGGTTTGGTGGTGGACAGGACAGGGGAATGGGGAAGGAGAGGGCACGTTAACCCTGGATTAAAATATTGACTACCCGGGAAAGGAGCGGGATGGGCTCTAATTCCGAACATCATTTTACAGGTAGATTGATAATCCGTGTTTAGATATGAAGAAAGAGTCAGCAAAGTTTGTTGCAAAATAATCTAATTATTTGTTCTTCGATTTGGGAcctaataaaacaatgttttttagtGCTTTCCTTGTATTTTTAGGAAGAATTATGATAGGAGACATACGTTGGTTATAGCTAACTTTTTAATTCGTTGCTGCATATTTAAGTTGAATATTTTCAGAattctttaaatgtattaacataTGTTCAAATAGCTCTTTgtggaatgaaaatgtatcacttttaTTTAGGCTACATTTATCTGCCAATCCCTCAGGTGACTGGGATTTATTCTTCTCTAAATCAACAAGTTTGAGTCTATGCGTGATATAACTTATGATATTATATTTATTcgataaatgtattttttaatcgTCTTTGTTATATTATAATAGTAATAACGACAATTTGGCATTTTTGCTCTATAATTCTAAAACAACTTTAAAAAGAGGCGatataatattttgtaatttcgAATTTAAAACTTAAATTCCTTAACGTAAAAAAATTAATGTTTGGAATATCAACATTGTTTACACCTTGGCAATGTGTTCCTTGCTGCGCTGCTTTCGAGGTCTTTCCATTATGCAGCGCATTAAATGCCTTCTTCATGTGGAACCAAAGAACTGATGCTGAAAAACAACAGAGTAAGGGGCTGCCAAAACATATTACAATCTATATGTTCTTAACTGATTGAGTAACAACATTATCTCTTTAAAGGGGGCTGTGCAAAGACGGAGGAGGAGGAAGCCACCGGCTCCGAGAAGGATTTGGGTTCGTCTCGTGGCAGCGGCGTGTGTAAATGGTTCAACGTCCGGATGGGGTTCGGGTTCCTGTCAATGACCAGCAGAGATGGGACACCGCTTGAGGAGCCTGTGGATGTGTTCGTTCATCAGGTGAGGTTATTCGTGGATACGAGTGAGATATTGATGTTTTTCATTAAGGCCTGGTTCGAGCTCGAATCTGCTCGTGAGGTCCAGTAAATCCATTTCTGCCGTTATCTGATGTGTTTTTACTGTAATAATTTGTTCACGATTGTGATGTATTATTTTGATTATCAGAGATGTATCGATAATTTAAATATACAGGAATATCGACCATTGTTTATAGTGATTTACTGCACAATTTCACAACAAATTAATTGCTCATATTTTGTGCAAATGGCGACAGGAACATCCATACAGAAATAGCTGATTCTAGTTGAGCATTGAAACAAATAGATAGGATTGGCAACAcctattcatatttatttattatacataTTATAAATCGAAAATAGCACCATACGTCAATTCGCTCAAAACCGATTATAtataagtgtgtccaaactgttGTCTGGtattgtgaatatatatatatatatatatatatatatatatgtgtgtcatACATGCCATTGTCAGCATTTAGAAGTAACTTGGGGCACATCAAATTTAGCTAAGCTAAAATACATTCAGAAATAGTATAAGAAGTtgttaacaaaatgtttacacTAATGTATCTTGTGAGGtccttattttttattattatttttaaaccaaAGGGATGTGGGTTCATTATCCACACACAAAAGTTGTCTACTTCTTTCGCCACCATATTTTAAAATCATGCACAATAGATATTATtggcaacatttttaaaaaggctGGCAATAAATGTCTGGGgaaattatacaaaatgtaGGAAATACagaagggtaacgccaaggggGGAATCCAGATTTGGTTTCAAATGGAATCAAGTGGAATGCTAACCATCCCATTGCACAGCCTAATGACTCCAGGGTGTGCTTTTTCAAATGAAACTGGCGATAAGAATTTGTTAAAGACAACCAGGCCTCAGTAGGCTTACCAGGATGGCCAGGGATGTCTTGTCATCTCCCCCGTCCTGTCTGAGTTAAGGAAGATGTCAGACCTGACAGACCCCAACAGATAGTTTAGGCATACCATTTTAAACATGCCAAACCAGGAAGATTGAGTTGCATGGAGAATTGTCCAAAAATGCTAATATTAGCATTTGGACTTAAAaggagcagacagagagacaggggttAGTCTTAAGTTGAGATAACGCTCATTCCTCTCAGTCCCCTCCAATCCTGCTTCCTGTTATAAAGTCCTTTAAACATGAGGGGACTTGGCCTCTCATGTGGCAGCCCACCCACTCCTAGCCCAGCATTACCCTGACCCCCAGCCTCTCTGCCTGTGGCCCCACCCTGCCCAGCTATCTACCTTCTGTAAACCTGGGGGCCAGAGTCCTCTACTCAAATTTCTCAGCCTTGTTCCCGTACATGTAATAATCAAAGTAAGGAATCAACTGATTCACACTCAAATGCTTGGTTATCAAACACGCACCCTACCTGTAATCCACCCACGCCCTCACAGAAACCTAGACGCCAAAGACACTCTCAGATTTCCTTCAGAGATCATTCCCCCCTCCTCGGTTCTTGAATGAATTGGCCTAATCAAAGACAGCAACCCAGTGGTTCACAGTGCCATAGTTGCTTGTTGGTTATCTATGCAAGTCCATTCCAAACTCGGTGGGTTGGTGGAGGGTCCATTTGTAAGTTGTGTTTTCCACACTGGGATTGGATATTAGGAAATGGAAGTTTCTAGTTAATAACGTTGAGTGTAAGACCTCTTGGGGCTCCCCTCCCCTATGACCCTGGGTGGTTCTCGAGGATTGGAGATTGTTCATGTTCAAGTTGTGTTCCAACTGGTACCCCGTTCCCTATATAGTGAACTAGGCTTGTTTAACAGCAGTGGGCTGTATaaggaatatggtgccatttgggcttCTCCCTCAACGTGAGGTCCTGGTAGGGGACCTGTATGCTTCTGGACAATGGCTGCTATTGTCAGCGTAACAGAGAGGAAATCCTGCTGGTTGTGATCTGGTACTGAGCAGGCAAAGCTGTGAATGAAGAGTGTTTGGTggggagattgtgtgtgtgtgtgtgtatgatgggTTGTTATGAATACGATTGCATGGATAAGGGTGTATTTTTGTCTGAGCGAACAAGATTGACAGAATGTCAAAGGGAAAACAAGAGTTGTGAACTCTGATCATTCACAAAAAAAGCtgttgagagagagggggaaggagaggtcAGCGATGGTTCCGGATGGTTCCGGATGGCTCAGCCCCTGACAGAGGTTGAGACTGGACGAGGAATGCCGAAGGTTGTCAGGGCATCATGATGTGGATTCCTTTCTCACCatgatcacccccccccccccccccccaaagaagGGAGACGGGTGTCTGGGTTAAGACTGTTGGCATGCAGGGGCAATAAACTGACCCTCCACAGCCCAGCCCTCCCATAATCATCATCAAATGCTGTTCTccaacaccccaacacacactccaATGAGAAATCAAGATCAgtgttattttactttttattgcCAACTGCTATAGGTAACCTTGCAGAGTACATGTAGAAGAAAGAACTAGATGAGAACAAAATTAAATCTTCCATTTCAAGTGGATTGAAGAGGAACCTTTACTGTAGGTGTCTTTCTCAAACTGGTCACATACATTCTAGATACCGTtctttgtgtctgtggtgtAGCTATCTAAAGAATGCACGTCCCGCTCCTTCTCCATCCTCCTTTTCCCAGCTTTTTTAGCAGTGGTCAGTTTGAGACTTGACTAGATGGAGTCCTTTTTAGAGAATATATTGgctagtgtgtatgtgtgtgtgaaggtggagaggaagaggaggggtttAGAGCTTGGAATGCTGTGACTAGCTTGGGGGAGGGGTaacactgtccacacacacgcacacacacgcacactcattCTGAAGGGGGAGGGGTGTGGTAAGCAGTCATTGATGTTTTGGGACTGGAATCTGGATTGGCTGAGGGGGTTGGCCCCTGTTGGCCCCTGAGAGGGCCTGGATGTTTCCATTGATGTATTCAAACCTATGCAGAACATTGATGTATGCATCTAGAATCCCAATTAACGAACAGCTCGAAATTGTAATCACCTCAGTAGACCACAGCTAGAGCAGACTTGATATATGCAAAAATAATggccaatcaaaatgtatttgaagcCTCTTTTGTCCTTgcttcttgaccaggtttgggTTCCTGGAGCAaaatccatttaaaatgatcTGCAAACAGGGAATAAGGTAGAAAATACAGTCACACTGCGTATAGCAACAGAAGGGCCcttttgtgttttctctttctaGGCCATTCATTCCCCAGTTCCCTTACTGGGGAAGGTCTCTCGTCTAGAACAGTTCTCATGCCATTTTGTCAATTTCTAACTTGAACTCTTATACAGAGCAACCTACACATGAAGGGCTATGGTTTTCTTGCCCTGATCCTTAACTGTCCCATCTGCCCTCTCACCTACGCAGAGCAAGCTGCACATGGAGGGCTTCCGAAGCCTGAAGGAGGGCGAGGCGGTGGAATTTACCTTCAAAAAGTCATCTAAAGGCCTAGAGTCTGTCACAGTGACTGGGCCTGGAGGAGCACAGTGTGTGGGCAGCGAGAAGAGACCCAAGGGGCCACAGAAACGACGCTCCAAAGGGGACAGGTGAGACAGCTCAATTAACTTCTTACATCTCCAGGTACATACAGCATCCATTTGCCTCTGCCAAGTGGCTGACACTCTGACACTCTGTTTGAATTGAAGAGGGTGGTCAACCAAGGCAGGCAAGAGATATCCAAGGATCTGGAAAGATGCGTTATGTATTAGTGTCAGTGGGTCCTCAAATTAAATTCTAAAAAAAGGCTCTGTGTTGTCTCAGCAACAAAAGGTAGAGTTTTGAAAACATAGC
Encoded here:
- the lin28a gene encoding protein lin-28 homolog A isoform X3, with protein sequence MAEGGCAKTEEEEATGSEKDLGSSRGSGVCKWFNVRMGFGFLSMTSRDGTPLEEPVDVFVHQSKLHMEGFRSLKEGEAVEFTFKKSSKGLESVTVTGPGGAQCVGSEKRPKGPQKRRSKGDRCYNCGGPDHHAKECQLPPQPKKCHFCQSISHMVANCPIKAQQSSPGSQGPASLLKEEEEEQSHTPLPPSKSSD
- the lin28a gene encoding protein lin-28 homolog A isoform X2 → MGSNSEHHFTGGCAKTEEEEATGSEKDLGSSRGSGVCKWFNVRMGFGFLSMTSRDGTPLEEPVDVFVHQSKLHMEGFRSLKEGEAVEFTFKKSSKGLESVTVTGPGGAQCVGSEKRPKGPQKRRSKGDRCYNCGGPDHHAKECQLPPQPKKCHFCQSISHMVANCPIKAQQSSPGSQGPASLLKEEEEEQSHTPLPPSKSSD
- the lin28a gene encoding protein lin-28 homolog A isoform X1, yielding MWNQRTDAEKQQRGCAKTEEEEATGSEKDLGSSRGSGVCKWFNVRMGFGFLSMTSRDGTPLEEPVDVFVHQSKLHMEGFRSLKEGEAVEFTFKKSSKGLESVTVTGPGGAQCVGSEKRPKGPQKRRSKGDRCYNCGGPDHHAKECQLPPQPKKCHFCQSISHMVANCPIKAQQSSPGSQGPASLLKEEEEEQSHTPLPPSKSSD
- the lin28a gene encoding protein lin-28 homolog A isoform X4, with amino-acid sequence MGFGFLSMTSRDGTPLEEPVDVFVHQSKLHMEGFRSLKEGEAVEFTFKKSSKGLESVTVTGPGGAQCVGSEKRPKGPQKRRSKGDRCYNCGGPDHHAKECQLPPQPKKCHFCQSISHMVANCPIKAQQSSPGSQGPASLLKEEEEEQSHTPLPPSKSSD